One Lachnospiraceae bacterium C1.1 genomic region harbors:
- a CDS encoding amidohydrolase family protein — protein sequence MKRKTIDANVYWLPQELFSDKTIRDEFIRSVPREYGVRAVAYKNDKGDRAIKIEKPFGCDNLNYFESDYTFEKQISDMDKGGIDRALMKLPGCQEWMSLELCRFYNDAAAKHAAASGGRMEALAAVPPFADDGCLEELERSINKLGLKGIQLSAHYGTRYLDDEIFRDFLRKVNDMEIPVYVHHTPLPVDYSSIADYNNLRRSFGRCQDQITAIGRELFSGMFEELPNLRFIHSMLGGGYFAFKEMLMPHGSGGGRFETTGTENIRKWLDNNIYFEMSHSQPWGKELIKTAVSILGVDKIIYGSSYPVKEEWMTSGADFVRNCGISEDDAQMILYKNAERIYMK from the coding sequence ATGAAGAGAAAAACAATAGATGCGAATGTTTACTGGCTCCCACAGGAACTGTTTTCTGATAAGACGATCAGAGACGAATTTATAAGGTCTGTTCCCAGAGAATACGGGGTGAGAGCCGTTGCTTATAAAAATGATAAGGGTGACAGGGCGATAAAGATAGAGAAGCCATTTGGCTGCGATAACCTCAATTATTTCGAGTCGGATTATACTTTTGAAAAACAGATTTCGGATATGGACAAAGGAGGAATAGACAGGGCGCTCATGAAACTTCCTGGATGTCAGGAGTGGATGAGCCTTGAACTATGCAGATTTTATAATGATGCCGCAGCAAAGCATGCAGCGGCATCAGGTGGCAGGATGGAAGCACTCGCGGCAGTACCTCCTTTTGCGGATGATGGTTGTCTCGAAGAGCTGGAAAGGTCAATAAATAAGCTTGGGCTTAAAGGAATCCAGCTCTCGGCACATTATGGAACGAGATATCTTGACGATGAGATATTCAGAGACTTCCTAAGGAAGGTCAATGATATGGAAATTCCAGTCTATGTACACCATACACCTTTACCGGTGGATTATTCGAGCATAGCTGATTATAACAATCTGAGACGTTCCTTCGGCAGATGCCAGGATCAGATAACGGCTATAGGGCGGGAGCTTTTTTCAGGAATGTTTGAGGAACTCCCCAACCTCAGGTTTATCCATTCCATGCTTGGAGGAGGGTATTTTGCCTTTAAGGAGATGCTGATGCCTCACGGCAGCGGAGGAGGAAGGTTTGAAACTACAGGGACAGAAAATATAAGAAAATGGCTGGATAATAATATATATTTTGAAATGTCACACTCACAGCCCTGGGGAAAAGAACTGATAAAAACCGCAGTGAGTATACTTGGAGTAGATAAGATTATCTATGGCTCATCCTATCCGGTTAAAGAAGAGTGGATGACAAGTGGGGCTGATTTTGTCAGAAACTGCGGAATAAGTGAGGATGATGCGCAGATGATCCTTTATAAAAACGCAGAGAGAATATATATGAAATAA
- a CDS encoding neutral/alkaline non-lysosomal ceramidase N-terminal domain-containing protein translates to MVIKIGHSRIDISPNESDRFYLLGYKTPLRNEPAKGIHDHIFANALLFDNGEDKLFLWTADLLELPDETAMDIKTRLSDNFGIDRDNIILGVMHDHSSVRDFHRNWEFGQYNPQYDEFLMDSVVRAYREAEGNKRIASARYGSELVKGYYSNRNHEGELSDNKVQVVKFFDETGNAFAAIVNWAVHSTAMGASNMYLTGDLAGNVDRKLGEKWGFYPVMINGAAGDSSNRFDRKGKGFDELERETDGLSALIAEIRTDEEIELGKIRKISLSHEIAPDVSKYHEHLRKSLEKIRKGETKTCGDMPQSHLIEKCEAELKKPAFKLNITFEVIDIGNLRFDVFPGELASAFGEELRSATEKKVIIAGYANGFHHYFLKKEDYGISFETIGNPVPPGESEKIIDKFKEANRLLDLNQEGTNG, encoded by the coding sequence ATGGTAATAAAAATCGGTCATTCAAGAATCGACATAAGTCCTAATGAGTCAGACAGATTCTACCTGCTGGGGTATAAGACACCATTGAGAAATGAACCGGCGAAGGGAATACACGACCACATATTTGCGAATGCCCTGCTTTTTGATAACGGAGAGGATAAGCTGTTTCTCTGGACGGCGGATCTGCTGGAGCTTCCGGATGAAACGGCGATGGATATAAAGACCAGACTTTCGGATAATTTCGGAATAGACAGGGATAACATCATTTTGGGGGTAATGCACGATCACAGTTCGGTCAGGGATTTTCACAGAAACTGGGAATTTGGACAGTATAATCCCCAATATGACGAATTTCTCATGGATAGCGTAGTAAGGGCTTACAGGGAAGCAGAAGGAAATAAGAGGATAGCGTCGGCAAGATATGGATCAGAGCTGGTAAAGGGATACTATTCAAACCGGAATCATGAAGGAGAACTGTCAGATAATAAGGTTCAGGTAGTGAAATTTTTTGACGAAACGGGAAATGCTTTCGCGGCAATAGTTAACTGGGCGGTACATTCAACTGCAATGGGTGCTTCAAATATGTACCTTACCGGAGATCTTGCAGGGAACGTGGATAGAAAACTCGGAGAAAAATGGGGATTCTATCCTGTGATGATAAACGGTGCTGCAGGTGATTCAAGTAATCGCTTTGACAGAAAAGGAAAGGGTTTTGATGAGCTTGAGAGAGAGACTGACGGGCTTAGTGCCCTGATTGCAGAGATCAGAACCGATGAAGAGATAGAACTTGGGAAAATAAGGAAAATAAGCCTTTCACATGAGATAGCTCCGGATGTAAGCAAATATCATGAGCATTTGAGGAAAAGTCTCGAAAAAATCAGGAAAGGTGAAACTAAAACGTGTGGCGACATGCCTCAGTCCCACCTTATAGAGAAGTGCGAAGCGGAGCTGAAAAAACCGGCATTTAAACTGAATATAACATTTGAGGTAATTGATATAGGTAATCTGAGGTTTGACGTATTTCCGGGAGAACTGGCCTCGGCTTTCGGAGAAGAACTCAGGAGTGCAACGGAGAAGAAGGTTATAATAGCGGGATATGCAAACGGATTTCATCATTATTTTTTAAAAAAAGAGGATTACGGGATTTCTTTTGAAACCATAGGAAATCCTGTTCCGCCGGGGGAAAGTGAAAAGATAATCGACAAATTCAAAGAAGCAAACAGGTTATTGGATTTGAATCAGGAGGGTACAAATGGCTAA
- a CDS encoding PTS transporter subunit EIIC — MAKESVNYEELAKAIIANIGGEGNVISVMHCVTRVRFVLKDETKADDEKIKSLKGVMTLIKQGGQYQIVVGNEVNKVFDAVMKEGNFKEGVIAEEEEDALVKAAEKRKKSNDLLSRFLGLVSGIFSPVLGLLCAGGMVKAVLVLLQLTGILTSESGAYIILNAVGDSVFYFFPVILGWSAAKKFGLKETYGMVLGGVLVYPAITAAAGGTPLFTLFEGTAFAADVQLSFLGIPVILRDYSTSVIPIILITWISSYIYKWIKKICPSVIQSFAVPLVTTSLGSVLGLLIFGPVAMFVQNLLSQAVIFLVGINEGIAGLAIGSLWSVLVMFGLHWAVIPFFAINIAQYGYDVINPLIYSGSIATMGSVLGIIIREKKAEERSIEIPALISAFFGVNEPSLYGVLIPRKKVMLSCFLSAGIGGAIAGFAGSKLWAFGASGIFGTPCFINPAGVDGGFIGLMVGAAVAFLTGLCTALFFGAKKD; from the coding sequence ATGGCTAAAGAATCTGTAAACTATGAAGAGCTTGCAAAAGCAATAATTGCAAATATCGGCGGAGAAGGGAATGTCATATCCGTAATGCATTGCGTTACCAGGGTAAGATTCGTTTTAAAGGATGAGACAAAGGCAGATGATGAAAAAATAAAAAGCCTTAAAGGCGTGATGACACTGATCAAGCAGGGTGGACAGTACCAGATAGTCGTTGGAAACGAGGTTAATAAGGTCTTTGACGCTGTAATGAAAGAGGGAAATTTCAAAGAAGGCGTCATTGCTGAAGAAGAGGAGGATGCGCTTGTAAAGGCAGCAGAAAAAAGAAAGAAGAGCAATGACCTGCTTTCACGATTTTTAGGACTGGTGAGCGGAATATTCTCGCCGGTACTGGGTTTGCTCTGTGCAGGAGGTATGGTAAAGGCAGTACTTGTACTTCTGCAGCTTACAGGCATTCTCACCAGTGAGAGTGGAGCTTATATAATATTGAATGCTGTTGGGGATTCGGTATTTTATTTCTTTCCTGTAATTCTCGGATGGAGTGCTGCAAAAAAATTCGGTCTGAAAGAAACCTATGGAATGGTATTGGGAGGAGTTTTGGTTTATCCTGCGATAACGGCGGCAGCGGGAGGAACACCACTGTTCACACTTTTTGAAGGAACGGCGTTTGCAGCAGATGTACAGCTGAGTTTTCTGGGAATTCCGGTAATACTTCGTGATTATTCAACATCTGTTATTCCGATAATTCTGATAACGTGGATATCCAGCTATATCTACAAATGGATAAAGAAAATATGCCCGTCAGTCATACAGTCATTTGCGGTTCCACTTGTGACGACTTCCCTTGGAAGTGTTCTGGGACTTCTGATATTCGGACCTGTTGCAATGTTTGTTCAGAATCTTCTTAGTCAGGCAGTGATATTCCTTGTAGGTATAAATGAGGGCATTGCAGGACTTGCCATCGGTTCACTCTGGAGCGTGCTTGTAATGTTCGGACTTCATTGGGCAGTGATACCATTTTTTGCCATCAATATTGCACAGTATGGATATGATGTAATTAATCCCCTTATCTATTCAGGATCCATTGCAACGATGGGGTCAGTGCTTGGAATAATCATCAGGGAAAAGAAAGCGGAAGAGAGAAGCATAGAAATCCCGGCACTCATATCTGCATTTTTCGGAGTAAATGAACCTTCACTTTATGGTGTGCTCATTCCCAGAAAAAAAGTAATGCTTTCATGCTTTCTTTCGGCAGGAATAGGAGGGGCAATTGCCGGTTTTGCAGGGTCAAAGCTTTGGGCTTTCGGAGCAAGCGGAATTTTCGGAACACCCTGTTTCATAAATCCGGCAGGAGTTGACGGAGGTTTTATAGGACTGATGGTCGGTGCGGCAGTCGCTTTTCTTACAGGCCTTTGTACAGCATTATTTTTCGGGGCAAAAAAGGACTGA
- a CDS encoding tetratricopeptide repeat protein — MSHSVEDLLEGVKRGDSESMGILGECCLYGNKGLEINYEKAFELSERAAKAGYIRAYTNLGILYMNGYFVERNEDRAMKYFLKAMDGGDMKAPRHLGIYYRNKKDVEKAFEYFRIGAEKGDITSLYYLGEAYEKGTGVRKDIEKAIEYYKKSAARGDRISEPAIKALERLLG, encoded by the coding sequence ATGTCTCACAGCGTTGAGGATCTGCTTGAGGGAGTAAAAAGGGGCGATTCCGAATCGATGGGGATTTTAGGAGAGTGCTGTCTTTATGGCAATAAAGGACTTGAGATAAATTATGAAAAGGCTTTTGAACTTTCGGAGAGAGCGGCAAAAGCCGGATACATAAGGGCATATACAAACCTTGGAATCCTCTATATGAATGGGTATTTTGTTGAAAGAAATGAAGACAGGGCAATGAAATATTTTTTGAAAGCAATGGATGGGGGCGATATGAAAGCCCCCAGACATCTGGGGATTTATTACAGAAATAAAAAAGATGTTGAAAAAGCTTTTGAATATTTCAGGATAGGTGCAGAGAAGGGCGATATAACGAGTCTTTATTATCTGGGTGAAGCTTACGAAAAAGGAACGGGTGTCCGAAAGGACATTGAGAAGGCTATAGAGTACTATAAGAAATCCGCAGCGAGAGGAGACAGGATTTCCGAACCTGCAATAAAAGCCTTGGAAAGACTTTTGGGGTAA
- the budA gene encoding acetolactate decarboxylase gives MMNHNDGKFYQVSTLQALSLGFSKSVITVEELLTQGDMGLGTFEDVDGEMIVLDGKCYRAQNNGEVVPAENERGVPFAAVCRFQPQRQEILEKTDTISQLKEWLTLKIEEDFGLNSMYAVRIEGEFSKIDARSESGTKAHHVTLKDALSVTQKAFIFENIRGILVCVYFPDYMDGINASGWHLHFLSEDKKCGGHVFDMSLMKADAAFCRITSVEVKIPDTPAFDTYALKGASQDDIKSVEQGKG, from the coding sequence ATGATGAATCATAACGATGGGAAATTTTATCAGGTATCAACCTTGCAGGCTTTATCGCTTGGATTTTCAAAATCCGTGATAACTGTGGAAGAACTGCTTACCCAGGGGGATATGGGGCTTGGAACATTTGAGGATGTTGATGGTGAAATGATCGTATTAGATGGAAAATGTTACCGTGCCCAAAATAATGGGGAGGTGGTTCCTGCTGAGAATGAAAGGGGTGTCCCGTTTGCTGCAGTCTGCCGTTTTCAGCCGCAGAGACAGGAAATATTGGAGAAAACAGATACGATCAGCCAACTGAAGGAATGGCTGACGTTGAAGATCGAGGAGGATTTCGGACTGAATTCCATGTATGCGGTTCGGATCGAGGGCGAGTTTTCCAAGATAGATGCAAGGTCGGAGTCCGGAACGAAAGCGCATCATGTGACTCTGAAGGATGCGCTGAGCGTGACACAGAAGGCATTTATTTTTGAAAATATCAGGGGCATTCTTGTCTGCGTGTATTTTCCCGACTATATGGACGGGATAAACGCTTCGGGATGGCACCTGCATTTCCTTTCGGAAGATAAAAAATGCGGCGGTCATGTATTTGATATGAGCCTTATGAAAGCTGATGCTGCTTTTTGCAGGATTACAAGTGTGGAGGTGAAGATACCGGATACGCCGGCGTTTGATACTTATGCACTGAAGGGTGCATCACAGGATGACATCAAAAGCGTAGAGCAGGGCAAAGGTTAA